In Anaerolineales bacterium, the sequence CCAGCTCCGGCTTGTTGAAGTTGAGCGGCAGGATGCCGGTCACCTGGCCGCCCGCCTCCAGGGCTGCGTCAGCCACGGCGCCCATCAGGCCAGTGCTGCCGCCGCCGTAGACCAGTTCCAGCCCGCGGCCGGCGATGGTGCGGCCCATGGCGCGGGCGGCTTCAATATATTTGGGCGGCACTTCGTCCGAAGAACCACAATAGACACATACGGATTTCATTTCGTCTCTTCCTCTTCTTTGGCGATTTGTAATAATTTCTGATCCTCTGCGCTCAGCGCCATGCGCGCCAGCAGATCGGGCCGGCGCTGGGCGGTGCGCAGCAGCGCCTGGCCGCGGCGCCAGCGCTGGATGCGGGCGTGGTCGCCGGAGAGCAGCACCGGCGGCACGCCCCAGCCGCGGAATTCCGGCGGCCGCGTGTAGTGCGGGTGCTCCAGCAGCCCGGTGGCGTGCGAGTCGCTGGCGGCACCCTGCGGGTCGCCCAGCACGCCGGGCAGGCACCGCGCCACGGCGTCGATCAACGCCAGGGCCGGCAGCTCGCCGCCGGTGAGCACAAAATCGCCCAGCGAGATCTCATCGGTGGCCAAGT encodes:
- the trmD gene encoding tRNA (guanosine(37)-N1)-methyltransferase TrmD — its product is MQFDVFTLFPELFETYLGTSILGRARQANRLQVILHNIRDYATDKHQVTDDEPYGGGGGMVMKPEPLFAAVEAVLGLAPAVPVILLTPQGRPFSQAVAQELSRQPRLALLCGRYEGVDERVRQHLATDEISLGDFVLTGGELPALALIDAVARCLPGVLGDPQGAASDSHATGLLEHPHYTRPPEFRGWGVPPVLLSGDHARIQRWRRGQALLRTAQRRPDLLARMALSAEDQKLLQIAKEEEETK